A single window of Sparus aurata chromosome 12, fSpaAur1.1, whole genome shotgun sequence DNA harbors:
- the LOC115592674 gene encoding uncharacterized protein LOC115592674 yields the protein MESTEKRRNSMDSPPSFTDPPPESTTETPTPDVTMATGKTKGSVKYEDIILKSLLVRSGSPAVYQLRSKKEEIGSLRRMTLGEKDLNKSNRTILLVGETGAGKSTLINTLVNYTMGVKWEDDVWFQIVEDEKRNQSESQTSDVIVYQIFEFEGKTLPYSLTIIDTPGYGDTGGIERDAKVSERLLDWFRSDDGVHEVNAVGLVLKAAENRLDDRLMYIFDSVVSLFGKDMEENIVALITHSSGQTPTYTLKALEDANIKCAKYEKNQPVHFLFDNMQQVERTEDPEEYLQHAFTKTTKGLKKFTDFLEKTGPQQLKTTVEVLKSRIRLTACIQNLKERIQLTELKQTEIQQTQEALKEHEEEMKNDEKFTIEVDEVYKDKQTISAGRRWVFFYEGAVCCTVCEENCHYPGCTMVRSPESCEVMKDGRCTSCTRKCPVSDHVKEDWIYVTKTRKVKKTLQDVKKKYEKEKSECERLLKNLKKEMKELEKERDQMLDESSQHIFKLQQIALKVDSLSTLVHLDFLIEKMKDKGDKEKIQKLEEMKRRVEGDKRFKAALHYCYNKLKSLW from the exons ATGgaatcaacagaaaaaagaaggaacAGCATGGACAGTCCACCTTCattcactgatccacctcctgAATCTACAACAGAG ACACCAACACCAGacgtcaccatggcaacagg GAAAACTAAAGGCTCAGTGAAATACGAGGACATCATCTTGAAGAGTCTTCTTGTCCGTTCAGGATCTCCTGCTGTCTACCAGCTGAGATCAAAGAAAGAGGAGATTGGATCTCTAAGAAGAATGACTCTTGGTGAAAAAGATCTGAACAAGTCAAACAGAACCATCTTACTTGTGGGAGAAACAGGAGCAGGAAAATCTACTCTGATCAACACTCTGGTCAACTACACCATGGGAGTGAAGTGGGAGGACGATGTCTGGTTTCAGATTGTAGAGGACGAGAAGAGAAACCAATCAGAGAGTCAGACATCAGATGTGATCGTGTACCAGATCTTTGAATTTGAAGGTAAAACTCTGCCCTACTCTCTGACCATCATCGACACTCCTGGATACGGAGATACTGGAGGGATTGAAAGAGATGCTAAAGTCAGTGAAAGATTATTAGACTGGTTCCGCTCAGATGATGGAGTTCATGAGGTTAATGCAGTGGGTCTGGTGCTGAAAGCAGCTGAGAATCGACTGGATGATCGACTGATGTACATCTTTGATTCAGTGGTGTCTCTGTTTGGGAAAGACATGGAGGAGAACATCGTCGCCCTCATTACTCATTCAAGTGGTCAGACACCTACATACACTCTGAAAGCTCTCGAGGATGCAAACATTAAATGTGCCAAATATGAAAAGAATCAGCcggttcacttcctgtttgataaCATGCAGCAAGTAGAAAGGACAGAGGACCCAGAAGAATATCTTCAACatgcatttacaaaaacaactaAAGGACTGAAAAAGTTCACAGACTTTCTGGAAAAAACTGGACCACAACAGCTGAAGACAACTGTGGAGGTTCTGAAGTCACGAATCAGACTGACAGCCTGCATCCAAAACCTGAAAGAGAGGATTCAGTTAACTGAactaaaacagacagaaatccAACAGACCCAGGAAGCTCTGAAGGAACAtgaagaagagatgaagaatGATGAGAAGTTCACTATAGAAGTTGATGAAGTCTACAAAGATAAACAAACTATCAGTGCTGGGAGGAGGTGGGTGTTCTTTTATGAAGGAGCTGTCTGCTGTACAGTCTGTGAGGAGAACTGTCACTATCCTGGATGCACAATGGTCCGTAGTCCAGAAAGCTGTGAGGTCATGAAAGATGGCCGCTGCACTTCATGTACCAGGAAGTGTCCTGTGTCAGATCATGTGAAAGAAGACTGGATCTATGTGACCAAGAcaagaaaagttaaaaagacCCTACAAGATGTGAAGAAGAAGTATGAAAAGGAGAAATCAGAGTGTGAGAGGCTTTTGAAAAATCTCAAGAAGGAAATGAAAGAacttgagaaagagagagatcagATGTTGGATGAGTCCTCCCAACATATTTTCAAACTGCAGCAGATCGCTCTGAAAGTTGATTCACTGTCCACTCTGGTCCACTTGGACTTCCTGATTGAGAAGATGAAGGacaaaggagacaaagagaagatCCAGAAActggaagagatgaagagaCGAGTGGAGGGAGATAAAAGATTTAAAGCAGCACTGCATTACTGCTATAATAAACTGAAATCACTTTGGTAA